In a single window of the Nocardioides massiliensis genome:
- the hpf gene encoding ribosome hibernation-promoting factor, HPF/YfiA family, whose amino-acid sequence MDVVVNARNCEVTERFRAHAEEKLTKLEKHDHRLMRVEVEVEAERNPRQHDRAVRVELTAFSKGPVIRAEAAAEDKMAALDLALDKMATQMRRAADRRRVHRGRHRPTSVAEALADTAPPSSGSLVDELTSAKDDDAETARQVGSIAVLGDGPLVVREKTHTAAPMTLDQALYEMELVGHDFFLFIDKESERPSVVYRRRGYDYGVISLELT is encoded by the coding sequence GTGGACGTCGTGGTCAACGCCAGGAACTGCGAGGTGACCGAGAGGTTCCGCGCGCACGCTGAGGAGAAGCTGACCAAGCTCGAGAAGCACGACCACCGCCTGATGCGCGTCGAGGTCGAGGTCGAGGCAGAGCGGAACCCGCGCCAGCACGACCGCGCGGTGCGCGTGGAGCTGACCGCGTTCAGCAAGGGCCCCGTCATCCGGGCCGAGGCGGCCGCCGAGGACAAGATGGCCGCGCTCGACCTGGCGCTGGACAAGATGGCGACCCAGATGCGACGCGCCGCCGACCGGCGCCGCGTCCACCGCGGCCGGCACCGCCCGACCTCGGTCGCCGAGGCGCTCGCCGACACGGCGCCGCCCTCGTCGGGCAGCCTCGTCGACGAGCTGACCTCCGCGAAGGACGACGACGCCGAGACCGCCCGTCAGGTCGGCTCGATCGCCGTGCTGGGCGACGGCCCGCTCGTCGTGCGCGAGAAGACCCACACCGCCGCGCCGATGACGCTCGACCAGGCGCTGTATGAGATGGAGCTGGTCGGGCACGACTTCTTCCTGTTCATCGACAAGGAGTCCGAGCGTCCGTCGGTGGTCTACCGCCGACGTGGCTACGACTACGGCGTGATCTCGCTCGAGCTCACCTGA
- a CDS encoding winged helix-turn-helix domain-containing protein: protein MQLSSAQARRVALAAQGFADRPHERPTMRTLQRTVARTGVLQVDSVNVLQRAHYLPLYSRMGPYEVDLLHRAAQSRPRRLVEYWAHMQAIMPVELWPVMQHRMARLREQRGKWWRTTSDELAAAVLAQVRDRGPVTARDLDDGAPRAREHWGWNWSEARQVLDYLYSAGDVAIAGRNAQFEVMYDLPERVLPAAVLAMPTPSRDDAARELVRRAARSHGVATVGCLADYYRMGRTAARTAVEELVEAGELVPATIEGWDRPAYVHVDAARPRRIAARTLLSPFDPVVWERERTERLFGFHYRIEIYVPAAQRRYGYYVLPFLLGDRLVARVDLKADRAVGVLIVRSAHRESHAPAETAEELAAELARMAGWLGLSDIVVEDRGDLAPALAQEVRR, encoded by the coding sequence GTGCAGCTGTCCTCCGCGCAGGCGCGCCGGGTCGCGCTGGCGGCCCAGGGGTTCGCCGACCGGCCGCACGAGCGCCCGACGATGCGCACGCTGCAGCGCACCGTCGCCCGGACCGGCGTCCTGCAGGTCGACTCGGTCAACGTCCTGCAGCGGGCGCACTACCTGCCGCTCTACTCACGCATGGGTCCCTACGAGGTCGACCTGCTGCATCGGGCGGCACAGAGCCGGCCCCGGCGGTTGGTGGAGTACTGGGCACACATGCAGGCGATCATGCCGGTCGAGCTGTGGCCGGTCATGCAGCACCGCATGGCCCGGCTGCGCGAGCAGCGGGGCAAGTGGTGGCGCACGACCTCCGACGAGCTGGCCGCCGCGGTGCTCGCACAGGTCCGGGACCGCGGACCCGTCACCGCGCGCGACCTCGACGACGGCGCCCCACGTGCGCGCGAGCACTGGGGCTGGAACTGGTCCGAGGCCCGTCAGGTGCTCGACTACCTCTACTCCGCCGGCGACGTGGCGATCGCCGGTCGCAACGCGCAGTTCGAGGTGATGTACGACCTCCCGGAGCGGGTGCTGCCGGCCGCCGTGCTGGCGATGCCCACCCCGTCGCGGGACGACGCCGCGCGCGAGCTCGTCCGGCGCGCGGCGCGCAGCCACGGCGTGGCCACCGTCGGCTGCCTGGCCGACTACTACCGCATGGGCAGGACGGCAGCGCGCACGGCAGTCGAGGAGCTCGTCGAGGCCGGCGAGCTGGTCCCGGCCACGATCGAGGGCTGGGACCGCCCGGCGTACGTGCACGTCGATGCCGCCCGGCCGCGCCGGATCGCCGCGCGCACCCTGCTCAGCCCCTTCGACCCCGTCGTGTGGGAGCGCGAGCGCACCGAGCGGCTCTTCGGCTTCCACTACCGGATCGAGATCTACGTCCCGGCGGCGCAGCGCCGCTACGGCTACTACGTCCTGCCGTTCTTGCTGGGCGACCGCCTCGTCGCGCGCGTCGACCTCAAGGCCGACCGGGCCGTCGGCGTACTGATCGTCCGGTCGGCCCACCGGGAGTCGCACGCGCCGGCCGAGACTGCCGAGGAGCTGGCCGCCGAGCTCGC
- a CDS encoding response regulator, producing MSPTLAASATGPVEPVRVIVVDDQELFRRGLTMLLAAEDDIEVVGEASDGTSAVELATATVPDVILMDVRMPKGSGIEACVSIKQVAPSAKIIMLTVSDEEGDLYDAVKSGASGYLLKDSSIDEVAQAVRVVADGQSLISPSMAVKLIDEFKQMARADRDQVPTPRLTERELEVLRKVAEGLNNREIAKQLFISENTVKNHVRNILEKLQLHSRMEAVMYAVREKLLDI from the coding sequence GTGTCCCCGACCCTCGCCGCCAGCGCCACCGGTCCCGTGGAGCCCGTACGCGTGATCGTCGTCGACGACCAGGAGCTGTTCCGCCGCGGGTTGACGATGCTGCTGGCCGCCGAGGACGACATCGAGGTCGTCGGCGAGGCCAGTGACGGGACGTCTGCCGTCGAGCTCGCGACCGCCACGGTCCCCGACGTCATCCTCATGGACGTGCGGATGCCCAAGGGCTCCGGCATCGAGGCGTGCGTGTCCATCAAGCAGGTGGCGCCGTCGGCCAAGATCATCATGCTCACCGTCAGCGACGAGGAGGGCGACCTCTACGACGCGGTGAAGAGCGGCGCCTCCGGCTACCTGCTCAAGGACTCCTCGATCGACGAGGTCGCGCAGGCCGTCCGCGTCGTGGCCGACGGGCAGTCCCTGATCAGTCCGTCGATGGCGGTGAAGCTGATCGACGAGTTCAAGCAGATGGCGCGCGCCGACCGCGACCAGGTCCCGACGCCGCGGCTCACCGAGCGCGAGCTCGAGGTGCTGCGCAAGGTCGCCGAGGGCCTCAACAACCGCGAGATCGCCAAGCAGCTGTTCATCAGCGAGAACACCGTCAAGAACCACGTCCGCAACATCCTCGAGAAGCTCCAGCTGCACTCGCGGATGGAGGCGGTCATGTACGCCGTGCGCGAGAAGCTCCTCGACATCTGA
- a CDS encoding LpqB family beta-propeller domain-containing protein, whose protein sequence is MPAFLAGVVAALASLVCAGCVALPESGPVETGRAVAGQEIGDAPYFSPPPPLTGATPAQLAAGFIRAMEANPVTTAVARGYLTSEAARAWRPDRATIVYSSFTVLPAAGSEADGVEIVLSDARRLDRRGAWEGTTGAGEETLRIPVARESGEWRITDPPDALIVPETFFRARFERVALYYFDPSLQVLVPQIVYVPGGDQMATRLVRGLLEGPRPGADDGLRTLLPPGMDVELSVPVTRGRAEISLVSTGGVRAQPDLDAEATKLLAAQLSWTLRQVPEVDRVSVLVDDTPLTFPGGATEVPVTYGADFDPAVLWASRSLFGVRDDLVVELVDGRERPVTGWFGENPGSYRSLGVSLAGGDVAAVTADGSRMLLGAAQRSAGSADPAPPAQVAGVEFLPPAWDHQRTLWLVDRRAAGARVLAGRPSGGAGGLAPVDVPGISGEDVVAFLVSRDGSRLVAAIDGPAGTPDRVVVARLVRDAQGSVVDARPARALESVGAAGLTDVVDLGWVTPTTIAVLDRPADGVSHVHVGPFDGSTGVGEETFAPRVFRNVAQGLVTAPTPGVPLLLDSAEGQLYQVSSAGRWSLADLGSGVGLPTFVG, encoded by the coding sequence ATGCCCGCGTTCCTTGCCGGGGTCGTGGCGGCGCTGGCCTCGCTCGTGTGCGCCGGCTGCGTCGCGCTGCCGGAGAGCGGCCCCGTGGAGACCGGCCGAGCGGTCGCCGGGCAGGAGATCGGCGACGCGCCGTACTTCTCCCCGCCGCCCCCGCTGACCGGGGCGACGCCGGCGCAGCTCGCGGCCGGCTTCATCCGGGCGATGGAGGCCAACCCCGTGACGACCGCGGTCGCGCGCGGCTACCTCACGAGCGAGGCGGCCCGTGCCTGGCGACCCGACCGCGCCACGATCGTCTACTCCAGCTTCACCGTCCTCCCGGCGGCCGGGAGCGAGGCCGACGGCGTCGAGATCGTCCTGAGCGACGCGCGGCGTCTCGACCGGCGCGGGGCCTGGGAGGGCACCACCGGCGCCGGCGAGGAGACGCTGCGGATCCCCGTCGCCCGCGAGAGCGGGGAGTGGCGGATCACCGACCCGCCGGACGCGCTGATCGTCCCCGAGACGTTCTTCCGTGCCCGCTTCGAGCGCGTCGCCCTCTACTACTTCGACCCGTCGCTGCAGGTGCTCGTGCCGCAGATCGTCTATGTCCCCGGGGGGGACCAGATGGCGACCCGGCTCGTGCGCGGCCTGCTCGAGGGTCCCCGCCCCGGCGCCGACGACGGACTGCGCACCCTGCTCCCGCCCGGCATGGACGTCGAGCTGTCGGTCCCGGTCACCCGAGGGCGCGCGGAGATCTCGCTGGTCTCGACCGGCGGGGTCCGCGCGCAGCCCGATCTCGACGCGGAGGCGACCAAGCTGCTGGCCGCGCAGCTCAGCTGGACGCTGCGCCAGGTGCCCGAGGTCGACCGCGTGAGCGTCCTGGTCGACGACACCCCGCTGACCTTCCCCGGAGGCGCGACCGAGGTCCCCGTGACCTACGGCGCCGACTTCGACCCGGCCGTGCTCTGGGCGTCCCGGTCGCTGTTCGGCGTCCGCGACGACCTGGTCGTGGAGCTCGTGGACGGCCGCGAGCGACCGGTGACCGGGTGGTTCGGCGAGAATCCCGGCAGCTACCGCAGCCTCGGTGTCAGCCTGGCCGGCGGCGATGTCGCGGCGGTGACCGCCGACGGGAGTCGGATGCTGCTCGGCGCGGCGCAGCGCAGCGCGGGCAGCGCGGACCCGGCCCCGCCCGCCCAGGTGGCCGGGGTGGAGTTCCTGCCGCCGGCCTGGGACCACCAGCGGACGCTCTGGCTGGTCGACCGCCGGGCCGCGGGTGCACGGGTCCTCGCCGGCCGGCCCTCGGGCGGCGCCGGCGGACTGGCCCCGGTCGACGTCCCCGGGATCAGTGGCGAGGACGTGGTCGCGTTCCTCGTCTCGCGCGACGGCAGTCGGCTGGTCGCCGCGATCGACGGTCCGGCCGGTACGCCCGACCGGGTGGTCGTCGCCCGGCTGGTCCGCGATGCGCAGGGCAGCGTCGTCGACGCCCGACCAGCACGTGCCCTGGAGTCGGTGGGCGCCGCCGGGCTGACGGACGTGGTCGACCTGGGCTGGGTCACGCCCACCACGATCGCGGTCCTCGACCGCCCGGCCGACGGCGTCTCCCACGTCCACGTCGGGCCGTTCGACGGGTCCACCGGGGTGGGGGAGGAGACGTTCGCCCCGCGCGTCTTCCGCAACGTCGCCCAGGGACTGGTCACCGCCCCGACCCCCGGCGTACCCCTGCTCCTGGACTCGGCGGAGGGCCAGCTCTACCAGGTCTCCTCCGCCGGTCGGTGGTCCCTGGCCGACCTCGGCTCCGGGGTCGGCCTGCCCACCTTCGTCGGCTGA
- a CDS encoding ComF family protein, which translates to MEPRQLYDAWVDLALGGACVGCGRPGRLWCPACARSTLADATRTVGPVRPTPCPDGLVPVHASGPYADPVRAAVLAHKERRAWSLGRPLGQLLALAVQDLLVTEGAAGTTYPVLLVPVPSRPSSVRERGVDATARLARLAVGPLRAVGVRAQPVPLLRLAGQVQDQGDLDAHARLANLAGGMRVRPRVRARLPRLGPVHVVVCDDVVTTGATAREAQRALEVAGVPVLGVTAVAATRRRAWLPFLDPAD; encoded by the coding sequence GTGGAGCCCCGCCAGCTGTACGACGCCTGGGTCGACCTCGCCCTCGGCGGCGCCTGCGTCGGGTGTGGTCGACCCGGCCGGCTGTGGTGCCCGGCGTGCGCGCGCAGCACCCTGGCCGACGCCACCCGCACTGTCGGACCGGTGCGTCCGACACCGTGTCCGGACGGCCTCGTCCCGGTCCATGCCAGCGGCCCGTACGCCGACCCGGTGCGCGCCGCGGTGCTCGCCCACAAGGAGCGGCGAGCCTGGTCGCTGGGCAGACCGCTCGGGCAGCTGCTGGCGCTCGCGGTGCAGGACCTGCTGGTCACCGAGGGTGCGGCGGGCACGACGTACCCGGTCCTGCTGGTGCCGGTGCCCTCGCGTCCGAGCAGCGTGCGTGAGCGTGGGGTGGACGCGACTGCGCGGCTGGCGCGACTCGCCGTGGGCCCGCTGCGTGCCGTCGGCGTACGCGCGCAGCCGGTCCCGTTGCTCCGGCTCGCCGGGCAGGTGCAGGACCAAGGTGACCTCGACGCCCACGCACGGCTGGCCAACCTGGCGGGTGGGATGCGCGTGCGGCCCCGGGTCCGCGCCCGCCTTCCTCGCCTCGGACCGGTGCACGTGGTGGTCTGCGACGACGTGGTCACCACCGGGGCGACGGCCCGGGAGGCGCAACGCGCGCTGGAGGTCGCGGGGGTCCCGGTGCTGGGTGTGACGGCCGTCGCGGCCACCCGGCGGCGGGCCTGGCTACCGTTTCTGGACCCGGCCGACTAG